The Gammaproteobacteria bacterium genome has a segment encoding these proteins:
- a CDS encoding pyridoxal-dependent decarboxylase, exosortase A system-associated, whose protein sequence is MRPEQPLRHAALEHLRSHDGSLLIGELTVGEVCERAGRTPVYAYDRRAIAERVVALRRSLPAELHLHYAIKANPNTEVVRHLGGLVDGFDVASAGELSVALASGMAPGLISFAGPGKRVEELEAAVAAGITVHVESERELRELARVGARQQRRPAIALRVNPDFELKSAGMKMGGGAAQFGIDAERVPAVLGGIDTAVFDFRGFHIFAGSQNLSAAAIIEAQNLTVALAERLARDAPAPVRELNIGGGFGIPYFPGEQPLDIAPIGANLQRLVERCGSVLPQARLIIELGRYLVGEAGYFICRVLDRKESRGRVFLVTDGGLHHHLAASGNFGQVIRKNYPVVIGNRIGATDTETASVVGPLCTPLDVLGAGMKLAKAQPGDLVVVLQSGAYGYTASPRSFLSHPEPAELLV, encoded by the coding sequence ATGCGCCCTGAACAGCCGCTCCGGCATGCGGCGCTGGAACATCTGCGCAGTCACGACGGCAGCCTGCTCATCGGCGAGCTCACCGTCGGGGAGGTCTGCGAACGGGCCGGCCGTACCCCGGTGTATGCCTACGATCGTCGCGCCATCGCCGAGCGTGTGGTGGCGTTGCGCCGCAGCCTGCCGGCCGAACTGCACCTGCACTACGCCATAAAGGCCAACCCGAATACGGAGGTGGTGCGGCACCTGGGTGGACTGGTGGATGGCTTCGACGTCGCTTCCGCCGGCGAGCTCTCGGTGGCGCTCGCCAGCGGCATGGCGCCCGGGCTCATCAGTTTTGCCGGTCCGGGCAAGCGCGTCGAAGAACTCGAGGCCGCGGTGGCCGCCGGCATCACGGTGCACGTCGAGTCCGAGCGCGAGCTGCGCGAACTCGCGCGTGTCGGTGCCCGGCAGCAACGGCGCCCCGCGATCGCGTTGCGGGTGAATCCTGACTTCGAACTCAAGTCCGCCGGCATGAAGATGGGCGGTGGCGCAGCGCAGTTCGGCATCGACGCCGAGCGCGTGCCCGCAGTCCTCGGCGGGATCGATACCGCCGTATTCGATTTCCGCGGCTTTCACATCTTCGCCGGTTCGCAGAACCTGAGTGCCGCTGCAATCATCGAGGCGCAGAACCTCACCGTGGCGCTCGCCGAGCGGCTGGCTCGCGACGCGCCGGCGCCGGTCCGCGAACTGAACATCGGCGGCGGTTTCGGCATCCCCTACTTTCCCGGCGAGCAGCCCCTCGACATCGCCCCGATCGGCGCCAACCTGCAGCGCCTGGTGGAGCGCTGTGGCAGCGTGTTGCCGCAGGCGCGGCTGATCATCGAGCTCGGCCGTTACCTCGTTGGCGAGGCGGGTTACTTCATCTGCCGGGTGCTCGACCGCAAGGAGTCCCGCGGCCGCGTGTTCCTGGTTACCGACGGGGGCCTGCACCACCACCTCGCAGCGAGCGGTAATTTCGGCCAGGTGATCCGCAAGAACTACCCGGTGGTGATCGGCAACCGCATCGGCGCGACCGACACCGAGACTGCCTCGGTGGTCGGTCCGCTGTGCACGCCGCTCGATGTGCTCGGGGCTGGCATGAAACTGGCGAAGGCGCAGCCCGGCGACCTGGTCGTGGTGCTGCAATCCGGCGCCTATGGGTACACAGCGAGTCCGCGGAGTTTTCTGAGCCACCCGGAACCGGCGGAGTTGCTGGTCTAG